TCATCGGCATCTTGGCCGCGATCGCGGTCGTGAATCTCCGGGGCGCGCTCGACCGCTCCCGGCAGACGAAGACGATGGCGACGATGCGCACCGTCGGTTCGGCGATCCACGCCTACCAGATGGACTACTCCTACATGCCGCAGGACGGGACCACGGGCGCCGCCCTGAAGACCGCCCTCGGCGGAGGGGCGATCCAGGTCGTGGACGTCCAGGACGCGTGGCGGCACGATCTGGTCTACAGCACCGACCAGCACGACTACACGCTGCGCAGCTACGGCAACGACGGGGCGCTCGGTCCGGCCGACATTTCGCGCGCGACCCGCGACCACTACGAGAACGACCTCGTCTACGTGGACGGCGTCTTCACCGCCAGCCCCGAGCGCTGACCGATTCATCCTTCGCGCGGCGGGCGCGGGCGTCGCGGCTCTCCCCGCTCCGACGGACGCTTCCTTCAGGACAGCGCCGCGCGCCGCGCCGCGAGTCCAGCACCCCGCGAGGCACTTCGGCCTCGCCGCGGCGCCGCTATCTGGCGCACAATCACCGCCATGAACGGGAACGCCACCGC
This region of bacterium genomic DNA includes:
- a CDS encoding type II secretion system protein GspG, which codes for IGILAAIAVVNLRGALDRSRQTKTMATMRTVGSAIHAYQMDYSYMPQDGTTGAALKTALGGGAIQVVDVQDAWRHDLVYSTDQHDYTLRSYGNDGALGPADISRATRDHYENDLVYVDGVFTASPER